A genomic window from Syntrophales bacterium includes:
- a CDS encoding twin-arginine translocase TatA/TatE family subunit, which produces MFGIGMPELLIILVIILIIFGAGKLPEIGSAIGRGIKNFKKATAEPEEIDVTPDSKKINEDENK; this is translated from the coding sequence ATGTTTGGAATAGGAATGCCCGAGTTGCTTATAATACTGGTGATAATACTTATCATATTCGGTGCAGGAAAACTTCCCGAGATAGGTAGTGCAATCGGCAGGGGCATAAAGAACTTTAAAAAAGCTACAGCCGAACCGGAAGAAATAGACGTAACTCCTGATTCTAAAAAGATTAACGAAGATGAGAACAAATAG
- a CDS encoding DNA translocase FtsK 4TM domain-containing protein has product MKEKQQQSKRGKEILGIIFLAIAIFTSLCIVSYNPADPSFTHYVTGKVKIHNLCGSVGSYTADIFIRFMGIGAFWLPIILIITSFSFFLNRIFKVGFLVIAGFIGLIFSTSVLSAMRYPTIHMFGTKIASGGLLGTFFSTFLSSYMNHVGTYILLCLILIVSLMITVNLSLISLIRGIIKSVSGMFVWLKTFIVIRIERFRRQKKVSSAKKKRQTEEAPLITAAERERRKRLEQTSFEFLESNGTFNLPPLSLLDDVKRKDMRIKKESLIMNSRILEKKLSDFGVDGKVVEVKPGPVITMYELELAPGVKINKIVNLSDDLALALKSPRVRIIAPVPGKAVVGIEIPNNEREPVHLKDVLDNEEFLESKYKLPIALGEDIVGVPVISDLVRMPHLLIAGTTGSGKSVFLNAVICSILFKARPDDVKFIMIDPKRLELSGYEGIPHLLHPVVVNPKKASTVLRWAVEEMGRRYELIGETGVKNIEKYNRLVEKALLLDLEKRKITKEENGISYASVSNPVIPSSGVDDQGESEIKIRFKLPYIVIVIDELADLMMVAQRDVEESLTRLAQMSRAAGIHLILATQRPSVDVITGVIKANFPTRISFQVSSKVDSRTILDQLGAEHLLGEGDMLFMPPGTAKLDRIHGAYVADQEIGKIVSFTKKQGRPSYDESILNYKPESSKSEKLDEEFDEKYDEAVALVTDLGQASISLVQRYMKIGYNRAARIIERMEAEGIVGPSDGAKPRKILVGKLPR; this is encoded by the coding sequence ATGAAAGAAAAGCAGCAGCAATCAAAAAGAGGAAAAGAAATTTTAGGGATTATATTCCTTGCCATCGCCATTTTTACCTCGTTATGCATTGTTTCCTATAATCCAGCCGATCCTTCCTTTACACACTATGTGACAGGCAAGGTAAAGATTCACAATCTTTGCGGTTCTGTCGGATCCTATACCGCTGATATTTTTATAAGGTTCATGGGAATAGGAGCCTTCTGGCTTCCGATTATCCTTATCATAACTTCCTTCAGTTTTTTCCTGAACAGGATCTTCAAGGTCGGTTTCCTGGTCATTGCCGGTTTTATCGGTCTCATATTTTCCACATCTGTACTTTCAGCAATGAGATACCCCACAATCCATATGTTCGGGACAAAAATTGCCTCGGGGGGTCTTCTTGGGACTTTTTTTTCAACATTCTTGAGTTCGTATATGAACCACGTAGGCACATATATACTTCTATGCCTTATCCTTATCGTATCCCTTATGATCACTGTCAACCTGTCTCTGATATCTCTGATCAGGGGTATAATAAAGTCAGTAAGTGGCATGTTTGTCTGGCTGAAAACCTTCATTGTAATAAGAATAGAACGGTTCAGAAGGCAAAAGAAGGTCTCCAGTGCAAAGAAAAAAAGGCAGACGGAAGAAGCTCCACTTATAACTGCTGCGGAAAGGGAGCGTAGAAAGAGATTAGAACAGACATCCTTTGAATTTCTCGAATCTAATGGCACTTTCAATCTGCCTCCGCTTTCCCTTCTTGACGATGTAAAGCGTAAGGACATGAGGATTAAAAAAGAAAGCCTCATTATGAATTCCAGGATTCTGGAAAAGAAATTATCTGATTTTGGAGTCGACGGAAAAGTAGTGGAAGTTAAACCGGGTCCTGTAATTACCATGTACGAGCTTGAGCTGGCACCCGGTGTAAAGATAAATAAAATAGTCAACCTTTCTGACGATCTCGCATTAGCCCTTAAGTCACCCCGTGTAAGAATTATTGCCCCCGTACCGGGGAAAGCAGTAGTCGGCATTGAAATACCGAATAACGAAAGGGAACCGGTACACTTAAAAGATGTTCTGGATAATGAGGAGTTCCTTGAATCGAAATACAAACTTCCAATTGCCCTGGGAGAGGATATTGTTGGAGTTCCTGTGATATCAGATCTTGTCAGAATGCCGCATCTTCTTATTGCGGGAACCACCGGTTCGGGAAAGAGCGTCTTCCTCAATGCAGTAATTTGCAGCATACTCTTCAAGGCAAGACCGGATGACGTAAAATTCATCATGATAGACCCCAAGAGACTGGAACTGTCAGGTTATGAGGGAATACCCCACCTACTACACCCGGTGGTTGTCAATCCCAAAAAGGCCTCTACTGTCCTCAGGTGGGCCGTCGAAGAGATGGGGCGAAGATATGAACTAATAGGGGAGACCGGCGTTAAAAATATCGAAAAATACAACAGGTTGGTGGAAAAAGCCCTGCTCCTCGATCTGGAAAAACGGAAAATCACTAAAGAAGAGAACGGAATTTCCTACGCTTCCGTTTCCAACCCGGTTATCCCATCTTCCGGGGTTGATGACCAGGGAGAAAGTGAAATAAAAATCCGTTTCAAGCTTCCCTATATTGTCATCGTCATCGACGAACTTGCGGACTTGATGATGGTGGCGCAAAGGGATGTGGAGGAGTCTCTTACCCGTCTGGCACAGATGTCCAGAGCCGCGGGCATTCACCTTATTCTGGCAACCCAGAGACCGTCAGTCGATGTCATTACAGGGGTCATCAAGGCAAATTTCCCCACGCGTATTTCATTCCAGGTTTCCTCAAAAGTAGATTCGAGAACGATACTCGACCAGCTCGGTGCGGAACATCTTCTTGGAGAAGGAGACATGCTCTTTATGCCGCCCGGAACAGCAAAACTCGACCGAATCCATGGCGCCTATGTGGCCGATCAGGAAATCGGGAAAATAGTCAGCTTCACAAAGAAACAGGGAAGGCCATCTTATGATGAATCGATACTGAATTATAAACCCGAATCATCAAAGAGCGAGAAATTAGATGAGGAATTTGATGAAAAGTATGATGAAGCAGTTGCCCTGGTTACAGATCTGGGGCAGGCGTCTATCTCCCTCGTACAGCGATATATGAAAATAGGATACAACAGGGCTGCCCGGATTATTGAAAGAATGGAAGCAGAGGGTATAGTAGGTCCTTCGGATGGCGCCAAACCGAGAAAGATCCTGGTTGGAAAGCTTCCACGCTAA
- a CDS encoding single-stranded DNA-binding protein has translation MINKAILVGRLGADPEVRYTQDGTMVTNLRLATSERWKDKSGERAERTEWHRIVTFGRLAEICGNYLSKGSLVYIEGRIQTRSWEDKDGDKRYTTEIVALNMQMLESKGQVSESQSQVSDQNESEQTFPGSESAPEDDVPF, from the coding sequence ATGATTAACAAAGCTATCCTTGTGGGAAGACTAGGAGCCGATCCCGAAGTAAGATATACTCAAGATGGCACGATGGTTACGAATTTAAGATTAGCCACCAGCGAGCGCTGGAAAGACAAAAGCGGTGAAAGGGCAGAGAGGACCGAATGGCACAGAATTGTTACTTTTGGAAGATTGGCGGAGATATGCGGAAATTATCTTTCGAAAGGAAGCTTGGTTTATATTGAAGGCAGGATTCAAACAAGATCCTGGGAAGATAAAGATGGCGACAAACGATACACCACAGAGATAGTTGCCTTAAATATGCAAATGCTTGAGTCAAAAGGCCAGGTATCGGAATCGCAATCGCAAGTTTCGGATCAGAATGAATCAGAGCAGACATTTCCAGGTTCAGAATCGGCACCCGAAGACGACGTTCCCTTTTAA
- a CDS encoding undecaprenyl-diphosphate phosphatase has product MSPWEGIILGVIQGLTEFLPVSSSGHLVIAQSFMKGFRQPGVLFDVMLHFGTLLAVIFFLRRDLYEIVKAIVPKQPDNVDYALISIRRKTAVLIGVGTIFTCIIGFALKDKVHILFESVNVVAFMLLVTGFLLFLSDKIKNTEKFEKDMTITDSIIIGIVQGIAIVPGISRSGSTIAFGIFRKLDRETAARFSFLLSIPAVIGAVILESRHIVSVPSSDLIIYIAGTIAALLTGFMSLKLLFLIIKKRGLSIFAYYCWFVGIATLLFNI; this is encoded by the coding sequence TTGAGTCCCTGGGAAGGAATAATACTTGGAGTTATTCAGGGACTAACGGAATTTTTACCGGTGAGCAGTTCCGGCCATCTGGTTATAGCTCAGAGTTTTATGAAGGGGTTCAGGCAGCCTGGTGTTCTTTTTGACGTGATGCTCCATTTCGGGACTCTTTTAGCGGTCATTTTTTTCTTAAGGAGAGATTTATACGAAATTGTAAAAGCCATAGTACCGAAACAACCCGATAATGTAGATTATGCCCTTATATCTATTAGAAGGAAGACTGCAGTTCTTATTGGAGTGGGAACCATATTTACATGTATTATTGGGTTTGCATTAAAAGACAAGGTTCATATACTCTTCGAATCAGTTAATGTTGTTGCTTTCATGCTTCTGGTAACGGGATTTTTACTGTTTCTTTCTGACAAGATCAAAAACACAGAGAAGTTCGAAAAGGATATGACCATCACTGACAGTATAATTATCGGTATTGTCCAGGGGATCGCTATCGTACCGGGCATATCGAGATCCGGCTCAACGATAGCCTTTGGAATATTCAGAAAGTTGGACAGGGAAACGGCGGCAAGGTTTTCCTTCCTGCTTTCAATCCCGGCAGTAATTGGGGCAGTGATCCTCGAATCACGGCACATTGTTTCCGTTCCGTCGAGCGACTTAATTATCTATATAGCCGGTACCATTGCCGCTCTATTAACCGGTTTTATGTCATTGAAGCTTCTCTTTTTAATAATCAAAAAGAGAGGGCTTAGTATCTTCGCTTACTACTGCTGGTTTGTGGGTATTGCCACGTTGCTTTTTAATATATGA
- a CDS encoding zinc ribbon domain-containing protein has translation MFFFIGGIQPRTRRISNNPRPCPSCGYHAAYLKRVDNYLSLFFIPIFQVKRGDTVLMCEKCGVVLDKEGRAVKEGDVRCRHCGRNLSGDFTFCPHCGNKTG, from the coding sequence ATGTTTTTTTTCATCGGCGGCATTCAACCGAGAACCAGACGAATCAGCAATAATCCGAGACCATGCCCTTCCTGCGGTTACCATGCAGCATATCTAAAAAGGGTTGACAACTATCTGAGTCTGTTTTTTATCCCTATTTTCCAGGTCAAGCGTGGTGACACGGTTCTAATGTGTGAAAAATGCGGCGTGGTTCTTGATAAGGAAGGTAGAGCAGTGAAAGAAGGTGATGTCCGGTGCCGCCACTGCGGACGAAATTTGAGCGGAGATTTCACTTTCTGCCCCCACTGCGGAAACAAGACGGGCTAA
- a CDS encoding DUF4115 domain-containing protein, whose translation MKNENNSITEELKQDVEETGLDLKKVRESSGITLNDLFESTRIRILILEAIENEEFHLLPESVYTRTFIKTYAKAVGIDSEKILSRYEKYLEQDKSSREEAVKSKSCLSKFYNSHRSLPGWILTGLFIIVFIIFLLYPKHKAENVKKEVADKSKTAVTVKEAEPQPAVVEKQAEELKTEIEEESSVSQDIANKQNEVVEAAYKMTIEATELVWLSITVDNNPPKEVLLRPGEKIYKEASKGFTIDIGNAGGVNLTFQGESLGVLGKHGQVIHLTLP comes from the coding sequence ATGAAAAACGAAAATAACTCCATCACTGAAGAATTGAAACAAGATGTTGAAGAAACCGGCCTTGATTTAAAAAAAGTCAGGGAATCAAGTGGCATAACCTTAAATGATTTATTTGAATCAACCAGGATTAGAATTTTAATTCTTGAGGCCATTGAAAATGAAGAATTCCACTTACTTCCTGAATCCGTCTACACAAGGACTTTTATAAAAACCTATGCTAAAGCGGTAGGTATTGATAGCGAAAAGATACTTTCCCGTTATGAGAAATATCTGGAACAGGATAAGTCATCTCGTGAGGAAGCAGTTAAAAGCAAGAGTTGTCTGTCTAAGTTTTATAACTCTCACCGCAGTCTCCCAGGATGGATATTAACAGGCCTTTTTATTATAGTCTTTATCATTTTCTTGTTGTATCCTAAGCACAAGGCAGAAAATGTTAAAAAGGAAGTTGCTGATAAAAGTAAAACCGCAGTAACAGTAAAAGAGGCTGAACCTCAACCCGCAGTAGTGGAAAAGCAAGCGGAAGAGCTCAAAACGGAAATTGAAGAAGAATCCAGCGTCAGTCAGGACATTGCTAATAAGCAAAACGAAGTTGTTGAGGCTGCCTATAAAATGACCATAGAAGCAACTGAACTGGTATGGCTAAGCATAACAGTAGATAATAACCCTCCTAAAGAAGTTTTATTGAGACCTGGTGAAAAGATCTATAAAGAGGCTTCAAAAGGGTTTACAATTGATATTGGTAATGCCGGAGGCGTTAATCTTACTTTTCAAGGGGAATCTCTTGGAGTCTTGGGAAAACATGGTCAGGTCATCCATTTAACACTGCCGTAA
- the rimO gene encoding 30S ribosomal protein S12 methylthiotransferase RimO: MAPNRERSWLESFHAKMQNKNIHFVSLGCPKNLIDSEVMASLLIKSGFGITPSAEEADIIIINTCAFILPAKEESIEEILQMAEWKKDGKCRHLVVTGCLPQRYGTILKKEIPEIDLFLGTGEIPRIADFISNLENGTFAERQSFIGKPSFLMDSTYSRLLSTSGCSAYLKIAEGCSNCCSYCVIPSIRGKYRSREVDDILKEAEMLVKAGIKEINITAQDTTLYGSDLKGKPGLSLLLKEMASMDGIRWIRLLYAYPAYLTGEIFQTIAGEEKICNYIDIPLQHIDDDILTAMNRKGGSRLIRNTLNLAREVIPGVALRTSLIVGFPGETPEKFDKLLDFVKWARFENLGVFEYSKEEGTAAADFPAHVPEKEKELRKNILMEEQSRISYDINQSRIGDLEEVLIEDESNRPDFPYIGRTRGQAWEIDGITYVSADDAAVGDIITCKITSADVYDLFARQRDNEAEM, from the coding sequence ATGGCGCCAAACCGAGAAAGATCCTGGTTGGAAAGCTTCCACGCTAAGATGCAAAACAAGAACATACATTTCGTAAGCCTCGGATGTCCCAAGAACCTTATTGATTCCGAGGTAATGGCATCTCTCCTGATAAAAAGCGGCTTCGGCATTACCCCCTCTGCAGAAGAGGCCGATATCATTATCATTAACACCTGCGCTTTTATTCTCCCCGCAAAAGAGGAATCTATTGAAGAGATCCTCCAGATGGCTGAGTGGAAAAAAGATGGAAAATGCAGGCATCTGGTCGTGACAGGCTGTCTTCCGCAGAGGTACGGGACGATCCTGAAAAAAGAGATTCCTGAAATCGATCTTTTTCTGGGAACCGGTGAAATTCCAAGGATTGCCGACTTTATCAGCAATCTGGAAAACGGTACGTTTGCTGAGCGTCAATCCTTCATAGGGAAACCTTCCTTTCTTATGGATTCCACCTATTCACGTCTCCTTTCCACATCCGGCTGCAGCGCTTACCTGAAGATTGCCGAGGGGTGCTCAAATTGCTGTTCCTACTGTGTGATACCCTCCATACGCGGGAAATACAGGAGCAGGGAAGTAGATGACATACTCAAAGAAGCGGAAATGCTCGTCAAGGCAGGGATAAAAGAGATAAATATCACCGCTCAGGACACAACCTTATACGGTAGCGATCTGAAAGGAAAGCCCGGCCTGAGTCTCTTGTTGAAAGAGATGGCCTCTATGGATGGGATCAGGTGGATAAGGCTCCTCTATGCGTATCCTGCATATCTTACCGGGGAGATTTTTCAGACCATAGCCGGGGAAGAGAAGATATGTAACTATATCGATATTCCCCTCCAGCATATCGATGATGATATCCTGACGGCAATGAACAGAAAAGGCGGGAGTAGACTCATTCGAAACACTTTAAATCTGGCAAGGGAGGTTATTCCGGGGGTGGCTCTCAGGACCTCTCTTATCGTGGGATTCCCGGGAGAGACTCCGGAAAAATTTGATAAACTGCTCGATTTTGTAAAGTGGGCAAGGTTTGAAAATCTTGGAGTATTCGAATATTCGAAGGAGGAGGGAACAGCGGCAGCCGATTTCCCTGCTCATGTTCCTGAGAAGGAAAAGGAACTGAGGAAAAATATCCTGATGGAAGAGCAGTCGAGAATTTCCTATGATATAAATCAATCCCGTATCGGTGATCTTGAGGAAGTTCTGATAGAAGATGAAAGTAATCGCCCGGATTTCCCGTATATTGGCAGGACAAGAGGCCAGGCATGGGAAATAGACGGGATAACGTATGTCAGTGCGGACGATGCAGCAGTTGGGGATATTATAACCTGCAAAATAACTTCAGCCGATGTTTATGACCTTTTTGCCAGACAAAGAGATAATGAAGCGGAGATGTGA
- a CDS encoding polyprenyl synthetase family protein — MSDIMQLQDVLNRYAGNLKSVEEHMEKYLYSEIRLIPQVSNYLISSGGKRFRPLLLLIASDICGYKGENHYPMSAVIEFIHTASLLHDDVVDHAETRRGKSSANKVWGNSASVLVGDFLYSKSFKLMADYGNFSIVKLLSTTTNTMAEGEVLQLMKCGDINITEKDYLSVVEKKTAILISAACALGGILADASEEKVGALTKFGMRLGMAFQITDDTLDYVAVEEEFGKAIGKDIEEGKITLPLIYTLKKCSPEEKKAIKKTVKSDDPDIEDIGKIVSLIDKYKGIDYALGKAKAYIDEGKTLLEPLEGSKAKTALLTIADYIIERKL, encoded by the coding sequence TTGTCGGATATTATGCAGCTACAGGATGTTCTGAATCGCTACGCAGGTAATCTCAAGAGCGTAGAGGAACATATGGAGAAGTATCTCTACTCCGAAATACGTCTTATCCCCCAGGTCTCCAATTATCTGATCAGCAGCGGAGGGAAAAGATTCAGACCCCTATTACTCTTGATTGCTTCGGATATCTGCGGTTATAAAGGGGAAAATCACTATCCCATGTCTGCTGTTATTGAATTTATTCATACGGCATCGCTCCTTCACGATGACGTGGTAGATCACGCAGAAACAAGACGGGGAAAGTCCTCGGCCAATAAAGTCTGGGGAAACTCTGCCAGTGTCCTTGTGGGGGATTTCCTCTATTCCAAATCCTTCAAGCTGATGGCCGATTATGGGAATTTTTCTATAGTGAAGCTCCTTTCAACCACCACGAACACAATGGCCGAAGGTGAAGTCCTGCAGCTGATGAAGTGTGGTGATATAAATATCACCGAAAAGGACTATCTGTCTGTGGTGGAGAAAAAAACTGCCATTTTGATCTCTGCGGCCTGCGCATTGGGTGGTATTCTGGCAGATGCATCGGAGGAAAAAGTTGGTGCATTGACCAAATTCGGCATGAGGCTTGGTATGGCTTTTCAGATAACCGATGACACACTCGATTATGTCGCCGTGGAGGAAGAGTTCGGGAAAGCCATAGGCAAGGATATCGAAGAGGGGAAGATTACACTCCCTCTCATATATACGCTCAAAAAATGTTCGCCTGAAGAGAAGAAGGCGATTAAAAAAACTGTAAAGAGCGACGATCCAGACATCGAGGATATCGGGAAAATCGTCTCCCTGATCGACAAATACAAGGGGATAGATTATGCCCTCGGTAAAGCAAAAGCATATATTGACGAGGGGAAAACCCTTCTTGAACCGCTTGAAGGCTCGAAGGCAAAAACAGCTCTCCTGACGATTGCCGATTACATCATTGAGAGAAAGCTATAG
- a CDS encoding inositol monophosphatase family protein yields the protein MNDYREFTIDIAREAGNFLKERLNDEHTINYKGVIDIVTEIDQMSEDMLISRINKKFPHHDILAEESSETDRGSEFRWIIDPLDGTTNYAHGYPVFCVSIALEQENEIILGVIYNPVTGEMFVAEKGGGAFLNHKRIFVSNNLDLSRSLLATGFPYDIRVNPDNNLNYFNEMATKVQAIRRAGSAVLDLAYVAAGRFDGFWELRLKPWDTAAGWLMVKEAGGTVTDIFGEDYYLKSPHMLASNGKIHDKMIDVFRACACKP from the coding sequence ATGAATGACTACAGGGAATTTACAATAGATATTGCAAGGGAAGCAGGGAACTTTCTTAAAGAGAGACTGAATGACGAACATACGATAAATTACAAAGGTGTAATCGACATTGTTACAGAAATCGACCAGATGTCCGAAGATATGCTTATATCCAGAATCAACAAGAAATTCCCACACCATGACATACTGGCGGAGGAATCTTCAGAAACAGACAGGGGATCTGAATTTAGATGGATTATAGATCCACTTGACGGCACCACCAATTATGCTCATGGGTATCCGGTTTTCTGTGTGTCCATTGCCCTGGAACAGGAAAATGAGATTATCCTCGGGGTCATTTATAATCCAGTGACGGGAGAAATGTTTGTTGCTGAAAAGGGTGGTGGTGCCTTTTTAAACCATAAAAGGATTTTTGTTTCAAACAACTTAGACCTCTCAAGGAGTCTTCTGGCTACCGGCTTTCCTTATGATATCCGCGTAAACCCGGACAATAATCTCAACTATTTTAATGAGATGGCCACGAAGGTACAGGCTATTCGCCGGGCGGGATCAGCGGTCCTTGACCTCGCATATGTGGCAGCGGGTCGCTTTGACGGATTCTGGGAACTGAGGCTGAAGCCCTGGGATACTGCTGCCGGGTGGCTCATGGTAAAAGAAGCAGGTGGTACGGTTACCGATATTTTCGGGGAAGATTATTATCTGAAATCTCCTCATATGCTCGCCTCAAATGGAAAGATACATGATAAAATGATTGATGTGTTCAGGGCTTGCGCGTGCAAGCCCTAA